The following coding sequences are from one Eptesicus fuscus isolate TK198812 chromosome 7, DD_ASM_mEF_20220401, whole genome shotgun sequence window:
- the LOC103285507 gene encoding olfactory receptor 8S1-like, giving the protein MRNHSVISEFILMGLSADPQIQALLFVLFLVIYLLTLMGNLMLLLVIGFDPHLHIPMYFFLRQLSFLDLCHSSVTVPKLLENLLSEEKTISVEGCLAQVFFLFASGGTESCLLAVMAYDRYVAIRSPLLYGQVMNRQLCMGLVWASWGLAFLDALINILVALNLDFCEAQNIHHFCCELSSLYPLSCSDVTASFTALLCSSILHFFGNFLLIFFSYVRILSTILAISSTTGRSKAFSTCSSHLTAVIFFYGSGFLRYLMPNSGSTRELIFSLQYSVITPMLNPLIYSLKNKEMKAAVKRMLRKCFWCFK; this is encoded by the coding sequence ATGAGGAACCACAGTGTTATCTCTGAGTTCATCCTCATGGGGCTGTCTGCGGACCCCCAGATCCAGGCTCTGCTCTTTGTGCTGTTCCTTGTTATTTACCTCCTGACCCTGATGGGGAATCTGATGCTGCTGCTGGTGATCGGCTTTGATCCCCATCTTCACATCCCCATGTACTTTTTCCTGAGGCAGTTGTCCTTCCTCGATCTCTGCCACTCCTCTGTCACTGTGCCCAAGCTGTTGGAGAATCTGCTGTCTGAGGAGAAAACTATCTCAGTGGAGGGCTGCCTGGCTCAGGTCTTCTTTCTGTTTGCCTCTGGGGGCACTGAGTCCTGCCTACTCGCTGTGATGGCGTATGACCGCTATGTTGCCATCAGGTCTCCTCTGCTCTATGGCCAGGTGATGAACAGACAGCTGTGTATGGGGCTGGTGTGGGCCTCATGGGGTTTGGCTTTTCTGGATGCTCTCATCAATATCCTTGTAGCTCTCAATTTAGACTTCTGTGAGGCTCAAAATATCCACCACTTCTGCTGTGAACTGTCCTCTCTTTATCCCTTGTCCTGCTCTGATGTGACTGCAAGTTTTACAGCCCTGCTCTGCTCCAGCATCCTGCACTTCTTTGGAAATTTTCTCCTGATATTTTTCTCCTATGTTCGCATTTTGTCCACCATCCTGGCCATCAGCTCCACCACAGGCAGAAGCAAGGCCTTCTCTACCTGCTCTTCCCACCTCACTGCAGTGATCTTCTTTTATGGCTCAGGATTTCTACGCTACCTCATGCCAAATTCTGGATCCACTCGAGAGTTAATCTTCTCCTTGCAGTACAGTGTGATCACCCCCATGCTGAATCCCCTCATCTACAGCCTGAAGAACAAGGAGATGAAGGCTGCCGTGAAAAGGATGTTGAGAAAATGTTTCTGGTGCTTCAAATAA